The following proteins are encoded in a genomic region of Mus caroli chromosome 18, CAROLI_EIJ_v1.1, whole genome shotgun sequence:
- the Polr2d gene encoding DNA-directed RNA polymerase II subunit RPB4, which yields MAAGGSDPRAGDVEEDASQLIFPKEFETAETLLNSEVHMLLEHRKQQNESAEDEQELSEVFMKTLNYTARFSRFKNRETIASVRSLLLQKKLHKFELACLANLCPETAEESKALIPSLEGRFEDEELQQILDDIQTKRSFQY from the exons ATGGCGGCAGGTGGAAGCGATCCTCGGGCTGGCGACGTAGAAGAAGACGCTTCCCAGCTCATCTTTCCCAAAG AGTTTGAGACAGCTGAGACTCTGCTGAACTCTGAAGTTCACATGCTCCTGGAGCATCGAAAGCAGCAGAACGAGAGCGCAGAGGACGAGCAGGAGCTGTCGGAGGTGTTCATGAAAACCCTCAACTACACAGCCCGCTTCAGCCGGTTCAAAAACAGAGAGACTATTGCCAGTGTGCGGAG CTTGCTTCTCCAGAAAAAGCTACATAAGTTTGAGTTGGCCTGTTTAGCCAATCTTTGCCCGGAGACTGCTGAAGAGTCCAAAGCTCTGATTCCAAG CCTGGAAGGGCGTTTTGAAGATGAGGAGCTGCAGCAGATTCTCGATGACATCCAGACAAAGCGCAGCTTCCAGTACTGA